The Nicotiana tomentosiformis chromosome 2, ASM39032v3, whole genome shotgun sequence genome includes the window AATTTGCAAAATCTCACGCTATATTGTGTTGTGAAGTTTCAAATGAGCTATGGAGCTCCATCAGTTAGCAAAAGAACGGGAGATATGGTGTTGTGATTACATACCGAATTAGGCATAAGAAAGTACGGTTGGGCACTCTTGACACTATTGAAGAGGCTTTGCAAGCTTATTTGTCCAAGAAGTCTGATAATTAATGATATATCCAAGGGAGATACTAATTGTGCTCCTCAGAAGTTGTAGATGATACATCTATTTGAGCGTATCTAATTGTTGTAGCTCATATTTGGCAATATAACCCTTAACAAGTGCAAAATATGTCATCCAAAATTGGTGCTCCTTCAAACAACGTGGACATTATTTGAACCTCATGTTTAATGGCTAATGTCAATGTCACAAAATCATCTAAATAAGCCACCTAACCTATTGAAGTAAGAGTCATTACTACCTAAGGCATTTGCTTCAACGTGGGGGGTAGGGGGGTTTAATCTTATCCAATTCTTTAATTAATTGGGTAatctcccattacccaataattaatcaattactcacataattacgAATtacctcaacttacttaaaatactactcacttttacataccttatacaccttactatcatggtcatgtagtaccttgtatggcactagtctataaataccggatattttagctcgggccgtattttattccaaaatgtcaaactttgacgaaattccttttcttcgatttgcttaccctttttCCTTTAtaaatttactcatcacgtgtttgaaatagcataatgcttataatttcaaaataacctcattcccgaattttacgtcgattaacttacgacaaaactttaacatacgaaaatgcgggatgtaatatctcatttacgagcttccatcaatttatctatggcgtactttcacgtacgaaaatatgtagtgtaacatcattcccgcctttgaaacattcgtcctcgaatgttgactgatgcacttatcattttcatcacttatgtcttccgaatactttaatattctccttgccatttaggcaactattTTTTGAATAAATCccaaggccagggcattcccccctttaggccgctttctcacaccacggtctgtggtcggaattcttccaatctcgtaactcttgctaccttctgcaATGCAGCCTGTAGGACTTTTTCCTTGCATGTgctcctatgcgactcttccctttagcttttagccaatctttaggccttactttgggaacatatacataacttgataagatgtccctttgggcatctataggtgtattgaagttcttcggtctgtactttgtcgaacttacgaatattgccatATCTCAGTTCGTACTTTGTAACTtctatccatctattgttgatttacctcaattttgatctacaatctaccactgatatcttgaaacttcttacgtaaaacattgccactagggcttacttTTCATCGAGGAATATTCGAAGTGATTTTCTTGATCCACTTAGCaccgatactatacttcaataaccgtactttatagcatcccaatgtgactcacttacgtgggtattttaatcctgtacaattcatgaaatcccttcaaatcatcactcaatcgaaggtccaaacgtcatccttcatttatcacaagtataccctcattttactaccagggcaacattccatctcttttaaatgctattagtcttagactcatttgagtttattcaggctatactgagctttctataacttagagaaaccatcagctctcttgttttcatgggcttaatcctaaaGACTTAttcattctcatcaccttctcactcgccctttcttatccttacagagtcttcctaaaaccttgttgaTTTACCATACTTCAGCTTACGATCTACACATATCtagttatactactcgcaaccttctttcaacttgcttgcaccatagattttcttgtgttattttggaatatcatgcgagacatcacatcgccgctatcattcctggatactgaatcccaacgcttctagccttctatccgaagtatggactattcacaaccttttacagttgagtatctcgtacattgttcacatttaccttacttaccttaaaatctcgcatcacatcttctatctcttttatgaaCCCCCCTTTCAtataggtatgattcacatccacaacttgaagctctattgtaATACTTGTACCTTTGGTGCAtatacaatccggtgggagcttcatactgacttcttatgaggctggtactttacTAACTTGATTTATCGTAAAgttgttatagaatatggttgctatactatctctcttgtacctatgatattaagagtgattctgcaatgttctcaatcatgatgtctataattttctgggtccaataatcagattcttgatttacttcgttgatgtaactctctagtttcctcttccttctgaccGGCCTtgatgtaggcttaagctatcttccgatctgctgctcatggtattactttagtctttcatggatgctatggaatatccaggaTACAATCTTTTAATAATTtaatcccttgtctatgacctggactctgttctttcttttaacttataccagagtcttctatggCTGTATGATTGGCAACATATATGCTatatggataatactccaaaatcttaagtgcgttcataatgtaactaactctggattattgatcgaataattccttccgttccttctcatctttctttaaatgtaagtaattacttttcctggttgtTATGCCGTTTATTGCAtggatacttggcttatcttagtgacCACACGTactggaattccatacaacccatatgatcttgaatatcacctttttattttttttttctttccattcattagccacgataggtgccactttcttatgaagtgcatacaatattgttgtgagactgttgttacaagactgtttcctctttaggtcactgtgcttatgttgaagccttcttccttatttcctcaactagtctttctttgtagtacttagggaagaccctctgacttttgtaaagctgcgagcttattacgtcGTATCATGTCCTTCCTCGCTtataattatccatagttacttacttccattcccttgtgcttgtagggttgcttctgaactgatattttgactgtcttcctagtggcactctcttttattcctgtaatactcatacggtacctttaactaccccaactcctatctgaatatttctcaagtattacaatgacattactgcgaggctgaattcactatattgggttttactatgtttatctatCACGATCTGCTGACTCGTCTGTAACCtcctgtttagccataactaggctcttcctgaatcaattactaactactcgttggcctaTTCTCAGATCAATATTTCGCATAATctatcttgggttatttcctttgtctgaACTTACATCTCGCActagctccttatctatcaataacatctcgggcagggacccttactttctttccttgacgtcgtgttggcataatgttctggaatcgtagcatatctgtaggctttaaataagtgcaatctcatccccttttcatttttttatcgcattctccccttaccattccataattactagaaccacttaatttttACTTAATACCACCCCACTCCATATTCTCcgctttaggggagtactaagagttggagctacgatgacctacctatagatgttttacctcttcatctttggcgtcctttcacatcatcgatgacccttactcgacttgcggtaatttttctgtaccaaggatagcAAAATTCTTTACTCGTaatggtgacacttagtgcaactagcacatacagtcccttaagcttaactttgctcacattgcttgctttagggaggagtcttcctgaatgaccattctctgaatttctcatgaatcttcttctgttgtccattctactATTAGTTCTAcaacgcaatctgaaattctcatgatgtcgaccatattcaaatcattcagtccctgattcatgtttagtttatcttgttaaccaatccatgctgatttctattactctagggtctaacctttccttttggtaatcacgttagagtcacaaacttatttctcgaaatgaggatgtgactttatggcctatactcttttgttgtctcaaggcttgtcacctctcgtcttttccttcacttgactatactgtcatcttttgatctaccattgtcatccatctATCAtttcttactcataatgctttattaactcttttcttatttttctctaacatttatgtctatcactttattctgaaaactcgaaaaagacattcttttgcttttagctcttctttgctccatccagtggctctttgGGTTActtaacgttctcgctctactagggacgcgagccacactaaggtaatatttatcccttccaggatttcagtgcctatcttctgaatttttttatcatgctagtattcacatctaattgtaatattctagagtgcactatCTCGATGCCTCACAAgaagatctattagcacctttgtaatatccttcggaaatgtcaactagcacaaacaatccattcaccattttgggttactctaacccagccggatcctgatatcccgttcttttcttaaactacatctgttagcccccataaggcataaatgagatggtTGTGGCCAATTGTGCATACctatgttattgttgaaggtaactcaaaaggcttatattcctctgcgataatcttcattagttgggtagctcgtaccctttttggtcttgcttcttttacttgctgaaaattGTGTCTACCTTCCTATTCTTTTAtacctttttaccgtaagagtggatagacactcttgccttagggatccttatcaacaagtttacacatcttagtacacacatgatccactgaatacctcatatttatccatcataagcatgatgcaaaaattgagttcctccgactcaactcttccacagctatatctcttaccaaccgtctttatAGATATAGGCATCagcgtattatgaataagatagagtttaggaaatttagttcttacaattgagctctaccacccgatctagagtaagaagaaagagtgacagtcctaaatgccctgtagcctcctgcttataagtgtggtacacaacacacccataaacaagaccctactagacacggcttgtagactccctaggacagaactgctctgataccatttttgtcacgacccaaaccgatgggccacgatgggcacccggtaccttactcaaccgtgCACCAACATAATGTatttttcttattacatcatcatatacacatgacatgtgggcctataaggccaacatgatcatttataaactcaaaacataggccaacaaggctgtacaatctttcacgtacacgatatatatctacaagcctctaagaatacataaatgtcataaaggtcgggacagagccccgccataccaaacaatacacatctaaatcatactgaccaaataatcAACTGCGGAGCAaatagagtgcaccaacatcttccactaagctgatcgcctacttggaggactctcgacctgtctatcgagacctgcgggcatgaaacgcagcgtccccaggcaaaagggatgtcagtacaaataatgtattgagtatgtaaggaatgaaaatcagtaaataatagacataagagaaacatggactaaaagactcaacatgtacgtctgcatagctctgtgaatcatttcatttttataatggcatgcatatgcgtataaatgtcataccatgcatgggtatatgcattcataacatcatcatgcctctaagggcatcccatcatatcatttcagccactgtgggcaacatcatcaatgtataccagctgatcaggtagtggtgcgtatataacgccataacctttttccatattccatatacatataatatacgcgtatataatgccatctggtcatgggtcaatgtatatgtataaatgcatgaaatgcatatgaaatacgttaataagatttctcggaatgtcataaaaatcaatgtgcctttcggataaactctatcaaatacatatttttctgatacctatgaatagaagatataataataattcacatgggaaatcaagaatatagatacccctagtatttctatgaatagagacatttatggaagttgcgtattttgctcgtttcatttgtatcatttggaccataccaaaagaaagaagggatagccttaacatacctgaaccgattctcttgagaaagattgcaccgtactccttaaaATTTGCAAAATCTCACGCTATATTGTGTTGTGAAGTTTCAAATGAGCTATGAAGCTCCACCCGTTAGCAAAAGAACGGGAGATATGGTGCTGTGATAACAAACCAAATTAGGCATAAGAAAGTACGGTGGGGCACTCTTGACACTATTGAAGAGACTTCGCAAGCTTATTTGTCCAAGAAGTATGATAATTAATGATATATCCAAGAGAGATACTAATTGTGCTCCTCAGAAGTTGTAGATGATACATCTATTTGAGTGTATCTAATTGTTGTAGCTCATATTTGGCAATATAACCCTTAAGAAGTGCAAAATATGTCATCCAAAACTGGTGCTCCTTCAAACAACGTGGACATAATTTGAACCTCATGTTTAATGGCTAATGTCAATGTCACAAAATAATCTAAATAAGCCACCTAACCTATTGAAGTAAGAGTCACTACTACCTAAGGCATTTGCTTCCACGTAGGGGGGGTAATCTTATCCAATTCTTTAGTTAACTAGGTAatctcccattacccaataattaatcaattactcacataattacgAATtacctcaacttacttaaaatactactcacttttacataccttatacaccttactatcatggtcatgtggtaccatgtctggcactagtccataaataccgggtattttagctcggatcgtattttatcccaaaatgtcaaactttgacaaaattccttttcttcgatttgcttaccctttttccttcacaaatttactaaTCACGTGTTTGAAGttgcataatgcttataatttcaaaataacctcattTCCAAATTTTACGTCggttaacttacgacgaaattttaacatacgaaaatgcgggagaagagcatcaatttatttatggcgtactttcacgtacgaaaatatggggtgtaacaatctactacaatttgtctgacaatatcgagactaacatagcctgaaaaatagataaatacaactaaaggaaaataagagggagaagagcagggctgtgatcgccaggcagctaccttgctatcctcaagaaaatctgcaaccggaatagtcaacagccgctactgtgtccagctatacctggatctgcacacaacgtgcagggagtaacgtgagtatgccaactcagtaagtaaaaacaataaataaagactgagcaatagtgacgagcaataaagcatataaagttcatattaTGAAATCTCGATaaaaatacaacatgctttaaaaatcagtgtttgaatcaaatcatctcttttaaacccagttccagtaaaatcatttaaagatattttttaacagttttcaaacagaggctcaatgcaaaggtgagcaaaaatgatgaaatcataaacagcccctcgggcaaaacatcagtcatatacagtccctcgggcgaacctcacagtcactcatgcctctcgggcatacctcacaatcactcataccactcgggcatacctcacaatcactcatgcctctcgggcatacctcacaatcactcatgcctcccagtcactcagcactcggcactcgcactcagtaggtacctgcgctaactaggggtgtgtacagactccgaaggggctccttcagcccaagcgctatatcaagccacatcatggcataaatcactcaggcccttggcctatatcaaacatgttgcggcgtgcagcccgatcccataaatatcctcacaaatcaggaccTCTGTCATGcaccaaaaccgaggagcgcgaccggcgctcaaccgagtgaacccgaccgatcaagcctattagatttcattctacccaaactcatccacgaatagagataatacatattattattaattagacgaaaatgtgttcatgtttacaataccaattcatttccactagtttcatcatttttaaagtctcaaatggacaagtaatacatccacaacataacatagtttgtcttttcccaGCACTAATatataacccacactatgtctacggagcctctatagataaagaagagtgcaatgataatgccggcaacaaggccccggctatacctcaaacaggatacacaaaatacaaaagatttatgaccttgaaatgaagtggggctcaccaagtcagctgggaagaaggtgcactactATCAATGATCTagatctcctactgtggaaccacctgcatccagttaaagatgcagcgcccctggcaaaaagAACGTTAGTAACGTCGAATAGCACGAGTATGTATAAttaaataccctctcaatagaatgacaaataataaaaataagattattataatatcaatgaaagacttaatcaacatcaaacctcaatttaggatcaaaacaatgttcaaattaatttccacatctcacattgggagatatttagtatcgatataccattgtccacaataccattattcacaaaaccagtaccacagtactctcagcacggagtccgaacccgatcggctaggtcatctcattagaGGCATCAACCATAATTTttttcaatatcaataccaccatttttaacacggagtccgatcatgacccgatcggctaagttATCCATTAGGAAAATCAACCaaaattaccatttcaattataatttccagcacaatcaccaccatgtgtgcggcatggtgtccgatcacaacccgatcggctaggccgtcttatttgagacatcaacctttttatatcaatcatcacatttcataatactttcacatcttttcatttcattggcactagtggccataattataagatcattcttggcatgttggtcatattcagtatttcatgctcacattatcaatttcaaatatcatcctcatcatcaacaacaaacgcaattcaaatcaaagtgtgtagtccACGTGTGAGCAATTTGGAGTCTAATGCACATataaatatttcacaaaatttggcataatcgccttcatttgaacttgacttaaggtcgaaatattattaatgcacaacccatattttaacgcatcctcaattggtagcataacatgaatagagcatttgtaatgcttgttgaacatatatcgttcaacccaatcttacttggaatagccaatttcataatgaatcactcgggacttgtataatttatatgaatatcgtgggattcaattctaagagaagagtttagccaacatacctcacttgagcttccttacactctaaaacgttccgaaattcatagcaacttcaatctattttagaaatataacaaattgaatcaaaattaggaagatgatcatggttctagctcacttgagcattttatcaaacactaggtgtgcataaggtttcaatgtcctttttatgaaggtcttcatcatcccacaacccaatctttaccatttttagctcaacaatcttcctacaccctttgataatacatgcatgtaaaataaacaactctcatgtcCATAAatttatcttgcttattatccatttctacacaaatttcgaaattgagggttagggtgtagaatcttacctctaggatgacgacctagtgagtttcccttctcaatcatccaaaacttgggcatgaattgaagaaaaattattggagaacaccttctcactctagggcaccctctctcactctaaaatgtcagagaatagctcaaaaatgacccaaagagtgtatttaatgaaatagggtcggattttaaaaacccaaaaatggagctccggaacaggttctgcggtcgcatatgcgaccgcataatggttatggggacgcatatcggtcgcataattgattacaaaatagccaaaagaactgcctgtatATGCGgtcaatatgcggtccgcataactattatgcggtcgcataatgcaccgcataacagttatgtggtcgcatagtcgaccgtatagctgcttccagaatagccctcacctgctcacttctgcggccattatgcggctcgcagagtgattatgcggtcgcataatggactgcataaaTGCACATTTTCggcaaaaatttttctttactttcccgtACATTGTTCAATCTAAAAAGTTCGAGCCgcggcccacgtctcaaaatccgacaaaaattacaaaactagaaagttcATCCACTCACGAgactaaccataccaaattcatcaaaatccgacatcgtttggtccttcaaatccttaaattactctcgaGAAAtccccaagccctaacccctcatttcacttcgaaaatcctactaattatgaacaaagccatagattcacgaaatttatatcATTATGGGTtaggatcacttaccccaacattgctccttgaaaaccttcgaaaaatcgcctctctcccgagtttctcaaatccgaaaattgaaaaatgaagacaaaaccacgtgctggggcttttctgcccagcacatTCGCACATACGGCCAAATGTATGCTCctgcggaaccgcacctgcggtcgaaTCCTCTCACCTGCGAGAACCACTTAAGTCCTCAAATTTCGCACCTACGCCCCAAGTCCGCACCTGCGcaacacttccgcttctgcggaaccggcTCAACTCTCCCTTTCTGCATCTGCCCTCAAGGCCTCGCACTTGTGGGCTCGCAAATGCGGccaatccttcgcacctgcgttcccagccttggccttccattttcgcatctgcggctacCCTAAACGCACCTGCGACtaccccttccgcaggtgcggaaatatcagtagcagcagcttcagctgcattttccaacttcaataaattcgttaaccacccagaattaccccgagaccctcgggacctcaaccaaaaataccaacaagtcatatatcaatatacaaacttagtcgaaccttcgaatcactcaaaacaacatcaaaacaccaaattaccctcggattcaagcctaagaacttctaaataggagactaagtgtctcattccacttcaaaattactccggacccaaaccaactaacccggtataacataatacagctaaataacacataaagaagcaaaaataagggaaacggggctataactctcggaacgaccggccgggtcattacatcccccCCATCTTAAACAAccattcgtccttgaacgggtctagaaacatacctgcagtctcaaataggcgtggatatttgctccgtatATCCCGCTCGGTCGCCCAGGTGTCCTCCTCCACCGGCTgccctctccattgcaccttcactgaagctatgtcctttgacctcatcctttgaacctgccgatccaaaatagccaccggctccacatcataagtcatatcactctCCAAATGAACcatgctaaaatccaaaacatggaaCGGAtttccaatatacttccggagcatagaaacatgaaacactgggtgtacACTTGACaagttgggtggcaaggcaagcttataagccacctcccctatcctctgaagaacctcaaaaggcccaatgaaccggaaatcaacttgcccctcttcccataCCTCacgacacccttcatgggtgataccttcagcaaaaccttcttccccaaccatgaaagatacatcacagaccttcctatccgcatagctcttctgcctagactgcaccgtgcgaaaccgctcctgaatcaatttcaccttatctaatgcatcctggaccaagtctgtacccaagagcctagcctcacccggctcaaaccatccaaccggagatctacacctcctcccatataaagcctcgcaGTGAGCCAtgtgaatactcgactgataactgttgttatatgcaaactccgtgagtggcagaaactggtcccatgaacccccaaagtcaatgacacaagtgcgcaacatgtcctccaatatctgaataggcgctcagactgcccgtccgtctgagagtgaaaagttgtgctcaactcaacttgagtacccaactctcgctgcacggccctccaaaactatgatgtaaactgagtacctctatctgaaatgatgaaaactgggacaccatgcaggcgaacaatctctcggatgtaaatctcagccaaccgctctgaagtgtaagtagtaccaactggaatgaagtgcgtagacttggtcagccgatccacaataaccaaaatggcatcaaacttcctcgaagtctgtgggagcccaactacaaagtccacggtgatctgctcccacttccactccggaatgtctaatctctgaagcaagccacccagtctctgatgctcatacttaacctgctgacagttgagacactgag containing:
- the LOC138905877 gene encoding uncharacterized protein, which gives rise to MVGEEGFAEGITHEGCREVWEEGQVDFRFIGPFEVLQRIGEVAYKLALPPNLSSVHPVFHVSMLRKYIGNPFHVLDFSMVHLESDMTYDVEPVAILDRQVQRMRSKDIASVKVQWRGQPVEEDTWATERDIRSKYPRLFETAGMFLDPFKDEWLFKMGGM